Proteins co-encoded in one Stenotrophomonas maltophilia genomic window:
- the fliS gene encoding flagellar export chaperone FliS has translation MYGSSRQYAEQYRQVGVTSAVADADPHKLVAMLLAGALERVRRALASLERGDQAGKGKAIGEVCAIVGHLNGSLDHEAGGEIAANLSSLYDYVLQRLTEANLHNDRAALDEALQLLGEIDSAWNAIPQEQRRPAAVAP, from the coding sequence ATGTACGGTTCCAGCCGTCAGTACGCCGAGCAATACCGCCAGGTGGGTGTAACCAGCGCGGTCGCCGATGCCGATCCGCACAAGCTGGTGGCGATGCTGCTGGCCGGCGCGCTGGAGCGTGTGCGCCGCGCCCTGGCCAGCCTGGAACGCGGCGACCAGGCCGGCAAGGGCAAAGCGATCGGCGAAGTCTGTGCGATTGTCGGCCACCTCAACGGCTCGCTGGATCATGAGGCCGGTGGCGAGATCGCCGCCAATCTGTCCTCGCTCTACGACTACGTGCTGCAGCGCCTCACCGAAGCCAACCTGCACAATGACCGTGCCGCGCTGGACGAGGCTCTGCAGCTGCTCGGCGAGATCGACAGCGCCTGGAACGCGATTCCGCAGGAACAGCGCCGCCCGGCCGCGGTGGCACCATGA